From Dendropsophus ebraccatus isolate aDenEbr1 chromosome 10, aDenEbr1.pat, whole genome shotgun sequence:
tatctggcagtgttagcagtgtttctttaagtatggagaatatttagttagaaacatagaagactgtcagcaggaaaagaccacctgccccatctagtctagttgtgagtagttcaggacatggaggctggagactggctgcatccactgcacacacagaagaagctgctttatatgtttccttattccctcagaagtcgccccaggataatgtaggacattagggagaagctgctgagctagtgtgataaataactcccctggtatatgaccggccatttatgaaggagcagaagTTGGAGTCTGAGTCAGTCctcataaaattcaggagtcggagctgtggcttaccaactccacagccctgcctataagtcaatgtaatgacaaaggacaaaccaaggccaggtatccatccacatacagctgtttcggggtgttgcccctcatcaaagtggagcaggattctggctaggtgggagcaatgcctagtagagccataagagaaacagaccactgatctcagggagaccagccaaacgataacactgccggctgctagtaaaagcactcaatgcagtgaagtcctaggtgcattgccacctgggaaacatgaatatgcaaaagaagagcccgtggatcCTCATCAAAgagtggtggttttggtggtttccttacaggagctccCCCTCGGCTGGATCCTTCCCggcgggatatctggctagtcctgtgtttcgagactctttgatgaggctccacaggctcttcttttgcatattcatgtttcccagggggcaatgcacctaggactttactgctttgagcgcttttactagcagccggcagtgttgtcatttggctggtctccctgagatcagtgatctgtttctctagtAGTGATAGAAACACTTCCAAGTACAAATACATCAGACTGCTCTTCTAGTAGGGAATATAATCTGATTAATCCCATCTcatcccacagcagccaatgagGGCCCGGCACTGCAAATCCTGCCAGCGCTGCGTGCGGAGATACGACCACCACTGCCCCTGGATTGAGAACTGTGTGGGGGAGAAGAACCATCGAGTCTTCTTCCTGtacttggctcttcagctgtttgTGCTGCTCTGGGCCGTCCGCATCGCTTGGTGAGAAAAGTCATAGAacgtaactctggatcagtaatagattatatttatttatatatatatatatatatatatatatatatatatatatatatatatatatatatatatatatataatctacagtgacagcagaatagtgagtgcagctctggagtataatacaggatgtaactcaggatcagtaatgcaatgtatgtacacagtgaccccaccagcagaatagtgagtgcagctctggagtataatacaggatgtaactcaggatcagtaatgcaatgtatgtacacagtgaccccaccagcagaatagtgagtgcagctctggagtataatacaggatgtaactcaggatcagtaatgcaatgtatgtacacagtgaccccaccagcagaatagggagtgcagctctggagtataacacaggatcagtaatgtatgtacacagaagtTATTCACTTTATAATAGATGAGATTACTCACATGTGGGCACTACCCACTTGATACGCTGACACCTCAGTCCATGTCTGCCTTGTACAGGTCTGGATTTCACTCTGCAGACGCCTGGAGCCATTGGCTGCGCACTAACCTCTTCTTGCTCTTGGCTTTCATTGTGATCGGGATCTTCACGGTGGTGGTGAGTCTGCTGCTTGGCAGCCATCTGTACCTCATCTCCAGCAACGTCACCACCTGGGAGTTCATGTCCCACCATCGCATCTCCTACCTGAAGCAGTGCGACTCAGACACTAACCCCTTCGACAGGGGCATCATCCGCAACCTTTGGGGCTTCTTCTGTACGTGTGGCAGTGTGGCATGGGAACGGGTCTATTCCAGAGACACTATAAGTGTAGTATGAAAGCGGGCCAGAGCTGAGAATACAGACACTCGCCCTACAGCTATGTGAAGGGGTGGTGGATAACAGTATGGATGCAGCTCCAGGCACTGCCCTTTGCTATCACCATAAGGAGGTAGCACATAGACAGCTGGACCCGGACTTATGGTCACCATCAGCTGCATTGTGCCACTCCCAGGATCTAAAGGATTAGGAGCAATATTCTGATACATAAACCACTGCTCCCGTTACCTGCAATGGAATTGAATGGACAAACGTGTAGGTTAGGACTACTCCAGATAAGAGGAGGTGCTGCACCGGTCTATATAAGGTGCGGGATTTAGAGGGCATGTCCATCTTTGCAGCCAATGCATCAAAAATCAAGTCAAGTAAAAATCCATGGGTTGATGTAGACAGAACACAATCCGTATGTGTAGTCTGATCCAGCAGTCCACTCCCCTCTCTTATGCTTTGGAAGATAGCGGAGTAAAGGCCTGGTCATTTTATTATTGCTGCCCATACATCCCTCATGAGCAATGTGCACCTGATAACTATATAAGCGGCTGCAATAGTCTCAATCAATGAACAAGTGAGACTTGTCTCCAATAACTGGGCAATGTTCTTGTCAACCCTTATTCGGTCCAACATTGGGTCGTGTGTAAAGGGGCTAAGCTGCTGAATCAGATTACACAGGTCTGCATGGAAGCTGTATACTAGAGACAAGCAAATTTATGGGAAtaatgaagcaaagcactttgttcctatctgcattctgctcatcgggctgggggctttgaagtctgctccgctctgtggtgctcctccccaggtgctgggagtAGATTGAGctctgtttcccaggactggatccagtttttcccagcacccgaggAGGAGCGACACGGATAGGCTAACCCCCACGTGTCTCTGCAGCCAGTGCAGTCCTGCCATGCATTTCTCTCCTGGGAGAGGTCCCATCCCTTGCTGTCTCTATAGAGATATCTTATATTATACTTATGCTGCATTACAATGTGGCCGGATCattgcactgattttttttttatgtgttttgctAATGCTGTTGGTTTAATAAAGAATCTGTGCCGATATCATCTTGATACCTGCGGCTCGGTGAAGGGGAGACAtcttgtatagagatgagtgaggtTACAGTACAGatgaagcaaatcactttgttagctcatcaatctgcttatcagccggctgcctttgacgTCCGTgtcgctccaccccaggtgcctggaaaagctggatcaagtccTGGGAGGGCCGAGCAGTAGAGACATCAAAGGCAGTCGGCTGATAAGCAGATAGACAAGCTAAAAAAGCCATTCACTTTgtctgtactgtaaatttgcttatctctagttctgTATATCAGGACTGTAAGGGCGCTATTACATAATTTAcatccgattatcgttccgtataataaacacaacgatcaaccaatgacaacgatcatcggctgatggttgacatagctttggacctataattgttgggcaccgaccgcgcatcgctacgtgtaatagcagtgcgcagccggcagctgacgatttgcaaattgcatacattacctatccatggtccagggctcctcctgcgctctgcttctcccgagtcccgcgtgctgcagcttcaaagctgcctgtctcagctgacaggccacttagccaatcattgtCCAGGACcgctgcgaccagtgattggctgagcggcctgtcagctaagatatgccgctctgaagctgcagtgcgcaggacccagggagaagcagagcgcaggaggagccctgcctggaccatggataggtaatgtatgcagtttaagcaagggctgcaaggacattggtaatgatgtctatgcagcccttgttaaactaaactattatcgggccgtgtaatagttcCAGTaaacgtttacagttattattgggcccccatcagcccatctaatAGTAGTTTTAGAGTAATGTATCATGGAGCCTGCTCCTCAtgaatgagctgcactaccacatatAGCCCACGAGCAGCACTAGGCAGAAGATAGCCATGTTTTATAGCAGGGGTTTCACACTCAGGCCATCCAGcttttgccaaactacaattcccatcatgtccatTGTAATTTGGTACCGgctggaggacctgagtttgacacctgtgcttgaTAGTTTACATAAGGATAAAGAACTAGATCGCAGGCAGACATCACATCTGTGGTTTATTAGTACATAGGACGGTGCGGATCCCCCAGACACAGCCATATGTTATATCACTATACACTGTTATAAAATGTATTCCTGTGGCTTATAATAAAGGGGCGCACCGGCTGACCATGTCAGGTCAACAAAAACGTTAACAATCGCTGCAGTAAAAACGCACAATACCGTTCTCTATATATTACTATGATACACGGGACCCCCGGCTAATAGTCAGATTCTCTCTTGAAGGGTCCTCTTCTGTTTTACATCTATATTACATGTTCCTTCACTTGTAGCTCATCGCCTCTGAACCAAGTCAGGCCCAGGTGACAGAAAGGACTCCCAGTACACAGCCCGCTATAAACTGTGCGTCACCAGTGCTGTTCCAGTTGCAGTTCTATTCCAGGctggcagggcatgatgggagttgtagttttgcaacagctggagagcctaggttccctgcccctgtagtagagggacagcaacatgacCACATGATGTTGGCTCATTGTACTGGGGATCTAAAAAATTTCCTGAAGGTCATATGACCAAAATAAATCAAAATGTATGGAAACCAAAGGCAGCCATGATGAAAGCATTGTCAGTCTCAAGAGGTTCAGCTGCAGGTAAGGATTATACAGCTACATCAATAGAACACGGAAGGTTTCCATAAACCATCccctgtgtatgtggggggtcagGAGAAACTATAGAGCCCCCTCCATAAGCAGCACCATGTACAACTGCATCATCAGAAGGGGTTGTAGGAGATGGGAGTAACatgaccagccccccccccccccagacatggcaccataggctgtgtctgcaatttcttttacaaaaaaaagacaACTTTCCTAAACATCTAAGAAAGTCTCACTGAGAACTGAAAGCAGCGTAAGTACAAGATTTACGGTGTATCCACATTTCACGTCTCTTATCACATACCTATGGCTCTAAAGTTGtttccaaactacaactcccatcatgccatcgATTTTTGTAATTTTGCAAAGTTAAAGAACAATGACACCCTGGAAGGTTTTCTTATTGTATTAGGCCTTGGGAGAGCAGTCATGCCAACCCTGCCAGGATATATCTGCTGCGTCTAAGATAAAACGTAACATTATAAATAGTCAAGATTGAAATAATGTACAGTGTTGTGTACACAGCCCCAATGCAGAGCTATGTCTCTACTACTGATCGCACAGTCACCTTCTCGTCCTACTGTGCTGAAATGTATGTAAACATGGGgaagggacagtataggagaagGTGACTGCCTGGCTTTGTTTATAGCCGGTCACCATAGAGACACATAGCTCTCATAGGCGCTGTATACACAACACTAAACAATTTCTTTTTACAAAGTTGCTTTGTTTTATGTTAGATGCAACATTATTGGTGGCAAATGCGGGCAACTTTAATTTCTTTCCCACTTCATGACCAACATCCATCAGTATTACTTCTATAAGAGCTGTCACCTGGCTTTCCCGGACTCCAGAATGGCTAACCTGCTCATGAATTTGTTGGCAAAGAAGGTGGCAAGGTCTTGAGGAGTGTTTAGTTAAAGGGAAGAAAGAGATAAAGGAAATGTTGAGCGGCAGAGCTGTAGACATCATGGACGCCAATGCTCTGGCTACTCGTATGACCTATGGCACTGATATCTTGGCAACAAGGGCAGAAAGAACAGCGGCTGAAGGTGGGGAGCCGAGGTAGTGACGATATGTCATAGTCATGGGAACCCAGTCATGGATGAAGAAGTGCTTTACATCACGTAGTGATGAGATGAGTTCAGAGGTATCCAAGACATTGTCCAGAGATGAGTGATACCTCAAGGAGCTCCATCACTGCTTCTGCTCACCAAGGAGAAGATCGGAGACAAAGTCAAAGTCCTGGAACATCTTATGGTCAGCAGCGGTCAAGGGGCGAGGGTCGTCAGATGGAGACAGCAAAGGTTTCTGGCCTGTGAATTCTTCATCAAAGTTCCGGACGTCAAAGGGGTCATTCAGAGCGGGTACAAAGGGGGGCTTCAGCTTACGAGCGTACAGGGCCTCCCAGTCTATCTCCTGTATCAGAACAAACACAGAGCAGGTTAGTGGGTATGGCCTTGAGGAACTTGCCATATTCTCCGCAGCAGCAGGAGCTTTCTTAAAGGGGCACAACCCAAGAGAATCTTGAAGGGTAGTAGCACAATTTCCTAATGTGTGTGAATTACGGCTGACATCTTTAGAAGGGTCATTACCTGGTAGAAAGGTTGTGTCTTTATCTCTTCTGCATCACCGACTCCAGCCCC
This genomic window contains:
- the ZDHHC12 gene encoding palmitoyltransferase ZDHHC12 isoform X1, producing MFHSVWGSGCGIRTVHTLLTCGVSLVLLLHDTNLYSQEGVRIHLQPLLFVLMVTCSTALYYRVSLMDPGYVLTDCEEKYSSFPVNEEQETSPMTPDAVRMRRCGYCLLKQPMRARHCKSCQRCVRRYDHHCPWIENCVGEKNHRVFFLYLALQLFVLLWAVRIAWSGFHSADAWSHWLRTNLFLLLAFIVIGIFTVVVSLLLGSHLYLISSNVTTWEFMSHHRISYLKQCDSDTNPFDRGIIRNLWGFFCTCGSVAWERVYSRDTISVV
- the ZDHHC12 gene encoding palmitoyltransferase ZDHHC12 isoform X2 is translated as MVTCSTALYYRVSLMDPGYVLTDCEEKYSSFPVNEEQETSPMTPDAVRMRRCGYCLLKQPMRARHCKSCQRCVRRYDHHCPWIENCVGEKNHRVFFLYLALQLFVLLWAVRIAWSGFHSADAWSHWLRTNLFLLLAFIVIGIFTVVVSLLLGSHLYLISSNVTTWEFMSHHRISYLKQCDSDTNPFDRGIIRNLWGFFCTCGSVAWERVYSRDTISVV